In Larimichthys crocea isolate SSNF chromosome XI, L_crocea_2.0, whole genome shotgun sequence, the sequence ACCCTATGAGACGAGAttaggagagaggaggtgaagagagtTGGCGGAGGGTAGAAGTGAGGGAGCAGGGGGTGGACAGAAGAGGTTTGCCTCTTTCCTGCTGTGCTTTCTCCCCTACCTTGtatcaaaaaacagtttcttatTTGGCTCTTTCAGATATTGGTTACCTATGAGAATGTTTTGATTTACTTCACAGATCTCTGAATAAAATGGGTTCCTggtctgtatttttattttttttttacattttaagttGGGATGTTTTGTTGACTCCATTTTTATTGTGGCAGGTCATTGGATAAAGTGCAGTCTCTTCTGTCTCCCCGGAAATCCTTGCATGTTAAAGAAGCACGGAACCTTACCCTCAGAGGAGGACTAACCTTTGAACATGAAAGTTACTATCTTATGTTTCATGTGCACCATTAAAATTTCACTAAATTAAAGGATTAAGAGTATTACTACAATGAGACACGATATGCCGTTCTTTACGGCATGGAGTACCCACAAACACGGTAAAAAATGGCATTGAGATTCTTTTTTCCAGGCTTTTAGGGAGTCAAAGATCTTGAGGTCATTGTGACCTTGAACTTGTGTCCATCTCATTCTCATGAACACTATATCTACAGTGCCTTAAGGGATTTTCTTCAAATTAACACGCACTTGGGCTCAATGATGAGCTGCTTAGAATTTGCTGCTCAAATGTCAAGGTTAGGGTGACACAGCTCattgttctctgttctctccatctttcagGACATTGAATGCAGTGAGGCCGAGGCAGAAGTTGCAGGGACGACCATAGCAATCTACACCGTTCAAGCTCAGGGTGATGATCCTGATGGTCCTGGTGGACGCTTTGCAGATGTTGGTGTGGTCCTGGAAGGGGTCGAAGTTCTCCACAACCTCCAACCATGCATGTGTGATGCTTTATGGGTTGATCTATGCACTTAATCTAAGCTATCCAAAAAGTTTGAAGAAAATTTGAAGTTTACCATAAGATCCTGATGAACCTGGGATGGTCCAAGCTTTCCCCCAAAGTACGAGCACTGAAACTCAAATTGCTCAAGTGACTCTttttgggggtggggtggggatAGAAGGAGGAAGTACAGGAAGAGAGCGGCCACACATGTCGATAACCATGTGTATACAGTGTTCTTGTCTGTTCACAACCTGGAAGAGTCACACATATCGAACACACAGAAAGTTAGAAATGGCAGGTGCTGTCATTCTCATGTCAAAAagaatactttaaaaaaaagtgttaaatatttttaagCCTGTAGAGTTTGTTCTAGATCTAAAAAATAGCGGGTCTTTTCAATATATCCCATTACTGCGATCGTTGCAGCAGATACCTGATTCTACTGAAGTGTTGAATAGAGTTATTGATACCCACAGAACACAGGGCAGTAACACTGACCAGCTTGAAAACCAGTATTGCAGTATTGCTCCATAAGAGATGGTGTATACTTGAAGGAAAACCAGTTCCTGTCAGGTGATGAGTTTTGAagttagaaaacatttttcatgttccATCTACAGTAGTAGATTACTTGGTTGAAGAGCTACACTACCTGCTGAGCATATGCATCATGTAAAGTTATTAGGTAGGTTTATGTtcatatgttatattattgtcatgtaattattttacataaatcttaAAAGTTAGGGTTAAATATTTATGTGAGTGTATAGTGACACTTTGTCACATCCTCTGTGtctcatacagacagacacagactgctCCTTTCCTTAACCTATTCAATGTTTTATAACATTCCTCATATATTCAAAGCCTTTCTGGAAGATTTTGTagaaacatttgcatttcataCAAATGCCAAAGCTGTGTTCTGTGCGCACCTGTATGAGATGCTGAGGGGAGAGGtgacaaaacatatttgctgAACTAGGAGGACAACTGATTGCTCCACCGCATGCTCtattgtttcacattttacatcaaaacaaaattaaagcaAAGTTCcaacaaaaaacagagttgGTCATGGCGCTGTTATCATGAGGGTGACTAAACAACCTACCAGGGACTGGATGGTTGAACCAGTATTTTATGTAGCAGAGGTTGATTGGTAGATGAGGCACAGGTAATGAGGCAATACAGCAAAAAGGGAAACTAGAGGCCATGCCcagcgacacacacacccacacacactctgaattTGGAATTCTCCAACTCCATCCTCTAAAATAGTTACTCCATGGGCCCACCATCAAATTAcagtcacagtggggctggagcccaAACCAtctgactttgggcgagaggcgtCCGTCCGTGAGCCGTTCCTTCCACTGAGAGGTGACAAGAGACAAATGTGGGAGacacgctgaaggagagagaggagtgaagacgagacaggagtgtggtgcaaaaatatataattttttacactataccaaagacattttggttttatttgtccagatgtcagtggtgggcattaacaaagcacatttacttcagtgctgttatttaatttctctttttttcagtactttgtgtgtgtgtgtttatataaatataaaaaaataaatgtcctttttttatatttctatgcTGAAGTTTTTATAGACGTTTCTATCTGCtctgtgtagcagagtggttcttcaagcaagttagtgcattcattgggtggtttcagggagttacaagggattttaccactgtaaatgcagttggctacagcaaatGATTGAAGTGAAATGattcaagtgatatatgtgttcaaatacaaatcacaagtaaaaacagcgctaaatttgcctgaattataaaagaaaaaatgaagagccacttgggagctgaaagagccggatcttcttggtgagctgagccaaatgatccagctcactaaaaagagccggaattcccatcactaccctggacaagtcaccagctcatttATACCTATGgtcaatttagagtcaccaattaacttattaaggtcatgtctttggactgtgggaggaagccagagtacccggagAAAACCTACacagaacatgcaaacttcacacagaaaggacCCAGCCGAGATtcgaaccttcttgctgtgaggcgagAGCGCTAACCACTGCATCACCGTGCCACCCTACAGTTGTACTGTATAccataaacagatttttttggtCTCAAGTCATCTCAAGACTCATGTTGTTTATTAGTTAAACTGTGGGTTAAGTACTGACAGTGGTGAACTACTACTGCTGGTGGCATGGGTTGTAGGATTAATCAGAtacttttttccttcttcaacTAACCGTTATTATATTGGCCTTTTCATCTACCTCTATTTAATCTCATTCAGATTTTTCAATGGACAGTTACTGTAGGCCAAGCAAACATCCAtccaacacaaaacataaaaccagaaagagttttaaatcatttttattgagTCTTTTGCTCTTATCTTTACAGCTTTTGTCTACCAAGCATGTTTCATTCAGTGAAATCCcgacaaaacacagcagcctgaATGATTTAGAAATCTCAGAGCATGTGTGTAATATGCAATGGTATACTGTGTGTAAGCACACTATCATTATACATTATTTAATGCTTGTAGCACTGTGCCCTTGCAACATGCTTGTTACACAGAATCTTAAATACCCAGAGCACAAAACCGTGTTGCACTACATGCTGCATAAAAAAAGAACCCGTGAATAACTGTTTAGACATatcatgtacatgtacacattACACACTCAGCAGCAGTTGTTTCCTGTAATTTCACACTTCAATCTAATATCATGtcagtgaaatatttccacTCTGTGACATGCTCAGTTGTTGGTGTATGGTGTCATTGATCAAAGTGAACCCACTTCAAAGATGATAGGTTTAGCATCAGccaattaaaataaacacaacaaaaagaatCGTTGgggaggaggaaataaaacttGACTTTTCTGTATAATATGGCAGAACCACCAACCAAGGCGAGAAAAATGCTGCAGCTCGGAGCAAAACCCAGCTATTATATTGTTCTGAGGCGCTCTCCTATAATAGCAGGTTTAATGCAGGTGGAAATTATGGCGATTATCTCCCCCACCGATGTGGGAGATGCTGGCGTTTTCCTGTGTCAAAGTCATTGTGTGTTGAGGTCGATGGGAGTCACCTTGTCAATTACAGAGCGCTTAGGGCAGGATATCATGCTCTACTGTCCCGTGTCTCACATCTCAACCCCACcagcccccccaccaccccttcACAACACACTCTACCTCctattctctccatctctcccagTTTTGCTCCATCTCACTAtcactctctctgcctgctctgtctctttccctcctGTGGATGATCAGTGGTGAGTTACCGAATCTGAAGAGTGTGACTCTGACAGCGGTACGCATGAGGAAGGTTGCAGTACAACAATGGCAAATCATAGTGTGAAGTCTGATGCAGGTGCACTGACAGAGGAGAACAGGGGGAAGATATAAAATAGCAGTAGACAGTGCACAGTaggttgttttctttgtgtaaaGTCCCTTTATGCCATGTATGGTCCAGAGTGGGCTTGGACCAGGTCCTCAATACAGGTCCAGGGACCATGGAGCTCATTTATAACATTAGCCATTACGAGGAATGTCCAAATTCTTGTCCTAATAATTGTACAAGTGGCACACAGTCCTTGCTtactgtgtgaatgaatgacCTTGCTGAGCAATGTTTAGCACTGCAAACATtgtcaaagaaaatattaaacaatatCTGAGAAACTGAATTTAGGTTCCACAGGGAAGTTTCTCCAAGTTGTTCCCATTAAGGGAAGTTCTAACATGACAGGATACAAAGATATTTTAGACAAAAGACTTTTAGACTCAAATGTTGTGGCAATAGCTTGGGAAAGGTCCTTCcttgtttcaacatgacaacatccgagaacacaaagaaagcttttttttagtattaaagGAATTATTTAAGAATTTAACTGGCCTGCACAAAGCCCATGATCTGAATCCAATTCAACACCTCTTGGGATGAGTTGGAACACTGTCAGCCAGGCTTTATCACCCGACGTCTGTGGTGATCCTCACTCATGTTCTTATGGCTGAGTAAATTGCTGCAATTAGGTTCTAACATCTGGTGGAAAAACTGAAATCAGAAGAGTGCAGGTTGTTAAAACAGCATCAATGCCTGTTGTTTGGaatattatgtttaataatcaCGTGGGTGTAATATTCAGGTGTTCAAGTACTTTTGGCCATGTAGCGTGTCACTGCTATCTTGAAATATCAACCTGGATCATCATccttatttcattttaatctaaATTAAAGATCACAATTTTgataaatgtaaattttctACAGCTAAAGGGCTCTATGTGCACATCCTGGCAGTGTCTATCATCTCACTAtccaaattcttttttttttttttacattaactATTAAAGATTACATAAACCATTTCCTAGAATCGGATTAATATAATCCCACTGCATGTAATCCAAACCTGTGTAGCCTCTATATGACAAGCAATATGAGATCATAATATTTATCTCAGTATTGAATTTGGAGATAAGGGACAGCGTTTGTTCTTTGCTGGTGAAGAATATAACAACGATTCGGAATATTTCTGTCCATTGAAAACCTCATAACTTTAGGTTTTTTAGGCTTGAACTGCTTTCCAAGGGTTTTGTACTCCAGTCTGAGTTGAAAGACCATATTTAGTGTACCTCTGGGGTCTAAACCCCAAAATACATGGTGGTCAAGCCAGACTTtctaacatcatcatcaacacattGCTCTTAAAGCAGAGAAGTAAGGAAGAGTTACTGACTGCATTGCAGCTTTGTAGAGTGAACTTGTTTCTTATATAATTGCGCAGACACTAGCCCAGTATACAAAGTGAAAATCTGTTTTGAGTAAATGTTCATCATCTAACTCTCAATGGGACTTGAGCCCACACTGTGGTCTTCATCCAGGTTTTCGGTGGTTAAGCAGGGCATTGCAGTTTGTTAACTTGGAGGCTGGGGAGGCTCTTGTTTCGGTGCTCTGGAggactcaagcacttcagggCATCCCGAGGTGACAGGGTGGCTTTGGTCTGTCCAATCCATTGCACAAAGGAGATGATGTTACAGTCACACTGCCATTGGTTGTCATGGAGGTGCAGCTTCTTGAGGTCTAAGagtggacagaaaataaaaaattattgcTAAAAATGAATCATGCTGGCATCAGGAAACGAGGTATTCATTTGCATCTCAACTTTTATGAGTCACTCCTTTGTTCTGTGAAGATGGGACAGACTTAAAAGCGTGGTGGTAATCTTACCAGGCATATGGGTGAACATGTTCCCATCCAGGGTCTTCAGGCGGTTTCCACTGAGAGCAAGTTGAGAAAGCTTGGCCATGTTCCTGAACACATCAGGTGGCAGATGCTCCAGCTCGTTGTTCCTCAGGTAGAGTTCCTGATTCAAGAttcagcacttttattttgtggcATTTAGTTGACATAAGAAACTTGTGTGTAATCTCAGAACATGTGAGCAACCAGGTGAGCAAGGTCTCTTAATTCTCTCATCATTGTCACATTAGCATGAATGAATATTGGATTTTAGAAAGAGAACCTAGTGAATCAGAGTCTGTTTGTGCATAAATGACACTTATTACCTGTAGGTTTTCCAGTCCATTCATTGTTGACAGGCTCAGTGTGGAGAGAAGGTTGTTGTCTAGAACCAGCATCTCTAAAGATCGCAGTGGGCCAAATGCTCCAGCAGGAATTGTCTTTAGACTGGATTGGAGAGAGCATCAGATTTACTTAATTAACATGAATACACTGTATTTAAAATTATGGAGACAAAACTCATATCTAACTGTAAAACTAAGGAGTCCTGATAAAATATTACCGGTAATTATGATTCTGTTGATTTATTGCttatttctcactttaaatgttttcagaaacatgttttagtgTACTGTTTATCTGTAATATAAGAACTTCAAGTCAAAGCCAAGAGCAGCACAACTCACAGTACACCACCCACCAGCTCCATGCTATCACAGGAGACAGCCAACAGtcaactttgtttttgtaaatcatGACCACAATTGTTCCAAAATAACCAAGTGGACTTATTGTTACTATGACAATGAAGGTACCCAAAtcttattttaaatcaaacattcatCAAATTTTCTTTCCAAAAACTTAACCAGAGTTTCTGTAcctaaaccaaactaaactgtAGCCATAGCATTGTCAcatcataaaacagatttattacaGTGATTTGTGACTTTGGAAGGCACTGACACTGATTGTCAGAGGCATAAGATCAGAAAACGGATCTATGTGTCATTCTAGAGGGATGATTCTGCAAAACCCTAGGCTTTGTTcaatattatacagtatgttatattgttttttaacacCCAATGCCAAGATTTGTCTGCAACAGGATACAGCTCGAACATTAAGTCAGATTCATCACACGCCATGTATAAAGGACACATGCATTCttgcatgaatgaatgcataAATCATGAACTGCAGTATCATATAGAATGAGAAAGGGagtttcatatttactgtgATTCTCAGTACACATACCAATGCcagaaaatctatttatttatggcATTGCTAGACGAAGTATCTACCAAGGAGCATATGTGATTTGACCTGTTATTGTCTAAGTTGAGGAACATGAGCTGCCCAAGTCCAGTGAAGGCCTTAGGAGATATCTTCTGAATGCGATTCAGGGAAAGGTCCAGAACTTTGAGGGCGATTAGATGCTTAAAGGCATTAGATGGTAGGGTTGTCAGTGCATTGAGAGGAAGGTCCAAGTCGGATAAGTTCCTCATTCTTGCAAACATATCAGGTTTGAGGATGCCAATCTGGTTCTGTCCCAACATGAGGAAGCGAAGGTTCAGGAGGTCCTAGAGACATGGATGGAACAACAGGTTTAAGGTCAGATCATTGCAATGTGATTGCTGTACATGTCATTCTTTTACAGACTCCTACCTACCTGGAATCCCTTCACTGGAAGGTTGGTGATGTGGTTGCCGTAAAGATTGAGGAGCATTAGTTGCTTTGCACCAGAGAAGGCCTGGGGGTGGATGGACTTGATGGCATTTCTTTCCAGGTTGATACTCTCAATATTTGGGATCAATCTTAGAACATTGGCCTTCAGGTCTGAGATACCATTCTCACCTTTACACAGGAGTAAGGAAGCTGATTAGTTGAGCTTATGCTTacttaaattaaatgtcagataaagtctgtcaaatgtcaaaacaatCTTCAGGATGACTTGATTAACCACAAAGTATTCACCTAGTTTAAGGATCCAGGCATCAGGGGGCAGGTTGGAGGGAAAAGCACGCAGCCCTCTCTTGTGACAGTTGACTTCTGTCTTTTCTAAACCAGATTTCCTGGAGCATTTACAGACATTGGGACAGCCCGCCACAGCCTGCACCATCCACAGGATTACCAGCATCAACCATGCTAAGTGCTGCATTTCCCCTGAAGAGTAGAAGATGTtgagagatagagacagagaatgagatAGCCTTGACATTGCCTTGACATTGATAAAGCAGTTGTAATTATTTTGATTGGAAAATTGAGTTCCAAGAATTGAGTTCCTATTTTTTACAGCAGGTTTCACTGAATTCACTCCGTTTTTCAACATACTTTCAGTTAGGCAGAACTCATGTTCAGCATTAtgtggctttgtgtttgtgtaaaaagaTTGTAAATTCAGATAATACTTCATAACTTGATAACCACATCATTTGTCTAACTCAGACTATTTAAGCCTCCTTAGATTCAGATTGGGCTATGGATGTTGTCCAATCACTTATAATGAAACTGCATTAGGATATGTCTTATTGTTTAGTATGAACAGGTGGAAtgattacagaaaaaaaatgatttcatgttaACACAGACTTGGAAAATTGTAAAACTACCCTCGTGCATTGTGTACATCCATGCTTGCTTTCACTGCATTTGTTtagcacatttcttcattactTCAAAATCTGTGACTACCACCATCAGTTTAATTTACAGGTTGGTTAACAGGTAATCAGGAATGCATCAGGGTAGAACAGTGACTTTTggcactgaaacaaaaaaataaaaatgttccactgaaaaaaaaaaagacattaaaatgatttcattgtattatcacttattattataattattttttaattatttaatgattaTATTATCAGAATACAAaacatatacaaataaaaattgtataaaagtgtttttcaaGTTTAGGTGTTATTTTCAATGCCAAATTTGATTTCAATGCCAAAATTTAAAGTTACTGTTTAAGCCCACAGGGATGTGGATtcttatactgtatgtgcaataGAGACAAAACGAGACCGACTCATAAAAACCATAACACAGCTATCAAGAAACTATTATTTTTCCATATTATGGCAAGTGAAGATAGAAAATGGATAACACAACTGACAGTATATAAAAGCTTTCCTCTCAGAATATAGTGGTCTCTGTGAAGAATTGGAACTTACTCAAGAAgaactaaaaatacaaaacagtggTGTTTCTTAAATTATTTGTCAAAATATTTGGACTACAAAAAGGCATGTGGAAAATTTGAAATTTATCTGCAGCTAATCCCGTTTTTAAGCCGACCATGTGGAAAGACAAGCCTTTGAAACATCAAAAAGAAAGCAGAGCAATAAACCAAGTGCCCACACACTGCAGTGACACTTTAAAACAAAGAGCTTTTCATCagtaaaaacattaatacatgaTTATTGTCTGAACTGGCTGAGAAATGTTTGATTCCTCCCACTCGACTTGAAAGCTAATCCAaattgaataaatcaaagttaAACTGTTTTCATCCTGCGTGTTGCCACTTACCTGACCAGGCTGTCATCACACTTCACTTGATTCTCCAGATGTCTGTTTTCACCTCTCAAACAGGTTGAGTTCAGTTTATCCTTCTTTTCCAAGTACCAGCAGTCAGAATATACCCTGCTGTCTGTGGGCTCTCCTCCACTGAGCTTTAAAATCTGATTCTGTAGACACACAAATTACActtttaattctttttaatATCAGAGGAAGTGCTGAAAAATACTCCCTCTTTTGTGAAACAGGCACATGAAACTATGCAGCATTcaaagcgctctctctctctaacctgaCAGTGTGGCAGTGTGGGAACACAGCTTCAGCAGACAGTGAAAGCAGTGTGTGAAACTCCCAGAGCCGCAAGTTCTGCAATGTCACAGAGCTCAGAGAAATGTGACATCCACAGATTATGGCACCAATCCATGTTATACTGACAGATctactgactgtgtgtgtgtgtgtgtgtatgtgtgtgtgtgtgtaggtgtgtgtgcgtatatttGCGATGTGTGCATGTCGGTTGGTGGACGCTTAGAGTCTGTCTTCATGAGACCTAACTGTGGGCATTTTCAGCAAGGTAAATCCATTTTAGACTTgagtttatattaatatttcaacTCTTCCCCACTATTTTGCCCAAATTGATACCATTAACACGTCTGTAATGTGTATATGAAGCCACAGGCAGTATAGACAGTTGGCTTAGCTTAACACAAATGCTGGAAACAGGGGCAAGCAGCTAACCTGACTCTCTATTACAAATTCCATGTAGCATAACCTCTAAGGCTCACTGATTTACATGTTACATCTTAACAGTTGATGGTTCTATTggagaaaaagcaaaatgtaaagATTACAACTTGTGTAACACTTATTTCAAATTtgacataaacaaaataaaactcaccaaaacctTTGGTTTGCCAGtccactgttccaacaatcaccagtTCTGGTTTGGTCAAAATAAATCCCTGATTCTCTGagttaattatgaaaataatctttCTCCTACATGCTGATTCGCCCCCTGCCTCTCTGCTACCCGACTTCCCTCTCACTCCTCTGTTGAGATGTTCACATCAAACTCTGCCCTTATAAGTGTAGTAATTGTAGTGCGGTATTTTCATACTGACATCATCCACATCATGATAATCATAAGAATATTGGGTAAAGAAATATTCATAAATGCATGTATTTAAACACAGAGgtcagctgtgctttgttttcAAGGCCACAGctaaatctaattaaaaagtTCCATTCATCAATATGTAAATGAGTTTCAagatcagaaaataatgaagtaCTGTATGAGTAATGAGAAAGgtaattgaaatattttaataactgtAGCCACCAGGGTTCCTTCTGGTTTTTATCATGGTAAATGACTTAATGCTGCCAAATCATATGCAAAGATCTGCCTCTGTATGGTCAGGGGAACATCAGGGGAACAACTccagtggattttttttcacacttctTTCTTGCAATCAGCAGACTTATTGGACTTTGTGGTCAAGGGTGCACTCACCTTTGTTCATGCAGTGCCAcaccagaggagaggaaacgGCATAACATTAAAATAGTATTTGGATTTGTCTTTAGATGACTATACAGTTGAACTAATGTGGATGTTAGAGGGAGTTTACAAAACACGGTAATTGGATGAAGTGACACTGATGAAAGTTTAAGAATAAGATAGCCAATCTTTCTCTGGCAGTAACAGTGCTGCATACCATTTCAAGGTTTACAACTCTTGCCTGAGTTTTGAATAAAGTACCACAATCATCAATAGACCGTGCTGTCAGGGTCAGGGGAGAATGTCGTGAAAATAGGCCTCAGAAAAACGCTAATTCTTTCTTTACTCAGAGTTTTGTATGAAAGGGTTAGTAAGACCAGTTTGgactaaaacaacaaattgaTGAAGCAGCTTAAAGCTGTAGAGAGAACTGTTGATTCACAGTGTGATCTGACCTAACCCTATAGCTTTAATTTCTGTTTGGTATCcaggtgcatgtgtgcatgctgtAGAAACAGTATTTACCTCATTGGTTGAATTAATCTTAGTGTATAAGAGCAACAGTTTGTCTAACTAAGTAAGTGGAACTCTTAATTTCAGATTCCTCTCAACCAACCTACAAATGTTCAAATTTAACAGATCTTAAACCTCACACACATTGAATCAAAGTTGTTATTTAAACTCATTAGATCTAGCTAATTtcagatattatattatacattcTGTCCGTACAGTGAGGTTTGTCCAGTAGCTTGTACATCTTTCTCTTTGGCAGTAAGTTTGACACAAATTGTTGCCATGTAGATGTGGCAGCAGCTGCATGTGGAAGTGGATCAGGACAGTAATTCCTTATGAGAGGAGAGAATAGAGTAACTGCCAAACATGTCACTCTCTGTTacacagcaaagaaaagactgaggatggagaggagaagggaggggagaaagagagaaactgaaggggaaaagagagaagtagaagaagagagTCAAGAGAGCAGGCCAGAGAAGAAGTGgtaggagaaagagaagaacagaacaaagagagaatgagactgtataataaacagagaaagaagaaaacggTGCAAATGAACGATAGGTCAGAAAGCAAGAATGTAAGGCGTGAAGAAGGAGAGCACAGACTGAGCTGCACGACACAACGTTAAGGATTAATCGGGACGTGTGCTGGAGAAAAGAGGCTGACTGGACGGATTATTTtgtctgaggaagaggaagatgaaaggTCCTTTTCAATCCtgaccagcacacacacacacacacacacacgaagagTAGGCAAGCCATCTGGAAGAGTATCATTAGCTAGACTTCACAAAGATAGGGAGGGAGACAGAATAGATAGGAAGAGAGAATGGTGGTAGAgagtggcagtgtgtgtgtgtgtgtgtgtgtgtgtgtgtgtgtggataggTAACTGTAtcgctcctgatgagcagttggcaccttgcatgacggcctctgccatcagtgtatgaaagTGACAAGTGTTGCAAAAGCGTTTTGAGTTGTTGGTGGACCAGAAAagcgctatataaatacaactccatttaccattttaccaGAAGAGGAAAGCgggagagcagagggaggcgAATGACAGATAGAGCGAGTAAGACAATTAAAAGatagaagcagaggaagagagagagagagaggagcagggaagGGCAGACAGAGCTGATGGTGACTGGCTGATAAATGCCTCTGTCTCACTGCACACAGCCATCTGAAGCTGTTTACAACCACTCTACCCACAGCAGATGGCTATTCATTTTGTATGGCAAGCTTCCAATCGAAGCGTTTGTTAACAATTGCCCAATGCCTTCAGATCAAAGCTAATAATGATCAGATGGCGTTTTTATGGAGGAGCCCATCATTTGCAGTGTCTTCCAAAAGC encodes:
- the si:dkey-1j5.4 gene encoding leucine-rich repeat-containing protein 15; this translates as MTAWSGEMQHLAWLMLVILWMVQAVAGCPNVCKCSRKSGLEKTEVNCHKRGLRAFPSNLPPDAWILKLGENGISDLKANVLRLIPNIESINLERNAIKSIHPQAFSGAKQLMLLNLYGNHITNLPVKGFQDLLNLRFLMLGQNQIGILKPDMFARMRNLSDLDLPLNALTTLPSNAFKHLIALKVLDLSLNRIQKISPKAFTGLGQLMFLNLDNNSLKTIPAGAFGPLRSLEMLVLDNNLLSTLSLSTMNGLENLQELYLRNNELEHLPPDVFRNMAKLSQLALSGNRLKTLDGNMFTHMPDLKKLHLHDNQWQCDCNIISFVQWIGQTKATLSPRDALKCLSPPEHRNKSLPSLQVNKLQCPA